CATTCAATACAGAAACTGCCTGCAAGCCCATAACTGTCAGGAGCTATCACATGAGGCAGCAAGGAATCTATTCAAAACACACATGCATAAAACAACAAAGCCAGACACACACAACCGCAAAACACACCAACAACAGACAGATAAAccacaaataattaaaaaaagaacCTACTAAATCTTATAGCATTAATCAATTCTATCAGCATTTGTTGATGAGAGACAAAAAGAATTTCAGTACCAAATCACTAAACATTCAATGTGCTAACAAACAACACAAACAAAACAACAGATTAGTACCTTTGCATCAGAAAGTTGTACTTGAGTACATTTAATTAAGGATTCCTTCTCAGCAACCAGGTGTTTGAGTTCATTAAGTTTTCCTTGAACAACGTCCATCTCATTCTTTACAATTTCCGCAGATTTCAGAAGTTCATCTTTCTCCAATAACTTCCTTTTCAGATCTTCAACTTGCTCCCGCAGTGTGACTAACTCTTCAATCTCCTCTGCAACCAATGCCCTTGAAGAAAGCACTGAAAGGTTATCAGCGTCTTGATGACTACCAGCATTCATTGCATTATCTCTGTCTCCATGTTCCCTTCTCTTTTTTGATTGAATAGATTGACTTACATTCCTCCCTCTTGGATCATTCATCTCCAATAATCAAACAAACACAATAACATCAGTTGGAACTTCCAAAGCAAATTAAAATCAAACCAACTCACATGAACCATGGGTTCAAAGAGAAAATTCGtcaaaagaaggaaaaaaaaaatgaacaagtCAAATTCCAATTACTAAAAAGACATCTGAAGTAATCACCAAAATAACGGGTGTCAGCAAAGCTCCATGCTTCCAAAACTTAAATTCACAACCTTCTAATAAAACACAGCATCCTTACTGTTGTCCCAAAACTTGTCCTTAATcatcaaaataatattttttataaaaaaaaggtcGAGAATGTATCAGATGTCCTTTTCAAAGTACCAGATTTAATCTTCCTCAGAAACAAAATTCCATAATTTTCTGTTCATACATATGATCCATAAcattgataaataaatataaccGCCTTAAAGGCCTCATACAAAAACTCAGTAACTAAGCACACAAAACACAAGTAATTTACTCAGAGTAAGTTTAGTTATGTTGTTGAATAAATGCTGCATAGTGAAcagataataaaataatatacaGGAGTCCGTGCTATGGCCAACTAACTAGAGCACCACCATAACACCACTTATGAGCAAAATCTACTATTTCTCAATGAAAGAACAATAAATTCCTAATCGATCTCAAATGAAGCTCGGTACATGCCTGAGAATTTTATATATTGTATGACCACGTGGCATCTGCTCAAGTAAAGAACATGTGAGTTGGATAAGGCAGATCCTAGCTTTAAACAATATAACTTCACTAGATTTCATTCAGTTTTCCCTCCTCTTTCAGACCTTCAATTTCACCTTGTCTAAAATTAACACACCTTTTCTATGTTTCAATGAGCCTAGTTCATAAACAGAACTGAAGATCGACTTGAAGACACCCTGTCAACTTCAACACATACACAGTTGCGGGTCAAGAGTGTGAAAGGAGGTCAAATGGCTCTACAGGCAAGTCTAAATGCAAGAATCAATCTTTTTTTTAACTCAATGCACCAACACCAGTGCAGTCAATGAGTCGAGTATTAAAAATTTTGGGAACCAACCAAATGTAACACCATATCACTGGTTCTTGTTGGATTGGGCATAGCATAGTAGAAAGTTGTTCCACTAAAATCTTTACCTTGTGTTAGAAACAGTTACCTACGCTTACGCCTAGTGCATAATCCCACAGGATACATATGTTTTAAAGAATTGTTCAATGCTATCATTGCATATTAAGACCCAAATACTATTAAAAGAGCAAAAGAAAATGGAGATCATACTTTCCTATACAAAGAATCTCGAGAAGGCGTCTTGGTGTAGGTCACAGAACCGCGCCGCGTGAATGAACTGTTGGCTTTCCGATGCTAGAGAAAAGAAgaaattgataaaataaatatatgaatGAATAACAGAATCACATGCGAAAGCCACACGCTTACCACTGAAAATTGAATTCTTTCTGTTTTATCTTCACCATATTAAGAAATAATTGAACTGATATAATAGACCGTGGATTAAAGTTTCCATAGTTGAACAGGTGAGATACAGATAATCAAATCAAACGGAAAGGAGATAGGAAATTACAATGAGGGACTCGACAAGAGGGACCATCTCAACTAGATCGTTAAAGAGGTCGCGTTCAACATTGCCACCTGCTCCAGTAGTGGATGAGACGGCAGTGTGGGCGGAGAGTTGAGAATCTGTTCGTCGGAGAATAGGGGAGGAGTTATCGTCGCCGGAAAGCCATGATTTGTGGTCTCCGAAATTGGGATTCTCTTGCAAATCTAGGAAATGTTGAGGATCATACATAGCTTGGGGGATTTAATTGCTTAATTATTACTCTGTAAGTGTAAAACGAAAAGAAAACTGGGGAGTGGACTTGAGTATGACAAAGAGGGGAAACCGttctaattttgaattttcgTCTTCCTTTTCTGGAGACACCGATTATTTTGGGAATATAATTTTGGAATTACCGAAATGCCCTTTTTATTTGAAAGCTTTACGCTTACTTTCTCTGTCGTCAGTTCGTTAGGATCAATCTTACTCtttctcttcaaaaaaaaaaaaatttgaattacAAAACTGATTTACCAATTACACTCCATCCTACCTTGCCCGCTATGGTTATTTTgatttttacaaagtaccgttacttggtgtggttttcaccattggatgatagagcataaaattaatccaatggtgaaaaccacaccaagtaacggtactttgtaaaaaacaaagtaaccatagcgaatACTCCAAATCAAGATATTTTAAATTAGATTTTTCCAAAatatctttaatatatatagattattATTTAACCAATTCTTCCACtctacttctttttttttttataatccaacttcaatttcatatattaatccATTAATCTAAGATCTaaactttatatataattatatagctttttatataattattttattgattttacatatataaatgcATATGTATATGTTAGTTTTGGTATTTTAAGTTAGTTTGCACTTTTATCGAATGGTATTTGAAGATTTTTTATCCAACCCGATGAGTTTGCAGTTCACGATTTTACTTTGCAGAATCGTAAACTACGAATCAATTTTCTTTGAAGAATCGTAAACCGTGATCCGCAGTTTGGTATATTGCATATGAAAATAGGGTTCGCAGTTCACATAACTAGGAAAAACtgcaaaataaatggacttcgCAATTATAATAAATGTGAAGCACATTTCCTTTGAGTTTGTTTCTTTAATATTGTTTTAACAATGTGTTTGTTTCTCAACGATAGCAGTATGTcaattgatctttttttttgtgtgatCATGTGGAACAGCCAATAGAAAACAGAGGGAAAATTCATAACATACGAGGGTGGTGAATCGAAGTTGCCTCGACTTTCAACAAAAATCAACTTTGAGATTTCACAATAGAGAGTTTATATTTATGTATGTGTTGATTCAACATCATTTGACCTACATATGGTCATATGCAAACTACATGCGGTCCAAACAAAGTTCTTGGCATAGTAGTTCTAAATGTTGATTTAAGTGATGTTGAGTTCTTCATAAAGTATTGTCGAATGAATTCAAGCGATGTGATCGCACTATTTATTGTTTTTGAACCACGAACAATAGATGCACAACTATCGCAAGTTTTGAAGAAGTAGAATGTTATTCAATCAAGTTGTGATCCCACCATTGAAGTTGACACCCATCAGCCTGACAAAGAAAAGATCATTGATTTCAACCTTACATCCAACCCTGGTTTACATAATATTAGCTCAAATTCATTTTTTGACCCCGAAGAAACGGTATATGAAGAAGATATTTGGGGTCTTTATAACTCCaataatgatgatgatgatgatgatgatgaacaACATATCCCACGGAAACAACCTCGACAAGAAGGTGTTCCCAAAACAAATGCTCGAGCTGACCATGTCTCATTAAGTATCTATGAGACGGAtgatgaagaaagaagaaggagaatgaGGACTAATACATTTCGATGGCTGCCAGACGTCCATGATGAACATGTGGTTCCTATTGAATCTTGTGCATCAAAAGGGGTTGTCGGTTTAAAGGTGCATGATATATTCTCAAACAAACGAGAACTGCAAGTTGCACTTAGAAAATATGCAGTTAAGAATATGTATGAATATAGAGTGTACAAGTATAACAAGTCATTGTTTAAAGTTAGATGTAAGCATGATGAGATATGTAAATGACATGCTAGAGGTATTGCGATACAGAATTATGATATGTTCATCCTTCGAAGAATGGATGATATGGAAAAACATATATGTGACTGAGATCAAATATTACCACATCACAGGCAAGCAGAGAAATAAGTTGACGACATACTACTTGCGAATAAGTTTGATCTCGAGAATAGAATCTATCGACCAAAAGCCATTGTTAAAGATTTTGAAAAAGTGTATAAAATCAACATGTCTTACATCCAAGCTTGGAGAGCAACATGTTGGCTTAGAAGATGTTGGGGGTTCACCGGAGGAGTCATATATGTTGTTACCAGACTACTGCAAGACATTGAAAAAATGCAATCCAGGTACGGTGACACATATTTAAACTGATGATAATGATCACTTTAAGTACTTATTCTTGACTATGGGTCCTTCACTGAAAGCGTTTAAAGGACATACTCGACCTGTTATCTGTGTTGACAGTGTTtttttaaaaggtaaatatcCCGGTCAATTATACATTGCAGTTGGCAAATATGGTAATAACCAACTTTATCCTCTTGCTTTTAAGATTGGACCGAACGAAAGCAATGAGGCATGAACTTTGTTTATAACTAAGCTAAAAGAATGTATTAGGGATGTAGGTAATTTTTCCATAATATCGGATAGCCACAAGGAAATTTATTATTTCATGAATTTGGTCAACATCTCAGAATGAATGTGAAGGCCAAATTCTGCAAAATTAGATAGATAGATGAGGTATATTGTGAGCTAATAAAGCTTATAGAGTTTTCGATTTTAACGAGGCATTTTTTAGACTTCAACAACTACATGGTCCCGCCACATAATATTTAGAGCAAACCGGCATCGAGCAATCATCATATGCATACTTTTATGCTCGTCGATTTAACATGATGACCACAAACATAGCAGAATCATGGAACGCAGTAAAGGAAGAACATGCACATGTAGAAAATGGCAATTTTCACAGTTTTCTTGTAAACATGTATGCAAAGTTGCGTGTGAGCATCGTCTAAATAAGGCATACCAATGGGTAAATCGTTACTACACCAACAAAGTAGTTAAATAATCTGACGTTGAGTTTATATACCCAGTCATCAGTGTTGTAAAAGTcgctaggcgctagtcgggcggacaaGACCTCCaaagattaatcggggattaatcgaagattaatcggatttgtatttttctattttttagatttatattaaataaatattatataaacacatttaaaatataaattatactatctaaaaataataataataaatattatataatagaaaaatataaatatttattttaaataaataataaaatagttattagtTAATACTAATTACttgtattatttttttactaattgtaatttataaattgggCCGATTTTAACCTATTTCAACCGATTTTTTCCGCCTAGACCGATTTTTCCCGCCTAACCCGACTTGACCGACTTATCCGACTTAACCCGAGTTGAACCGCCTAGGCGGAAGAAAATCGGACTCCCGACTTATGCCGATCAGTTATATAAAATCGGTCGGTGTTGTAAAACTCACCGATATATCGGCCGATTAGTCGCCGACTTGACCGACTTTTACAACACTGCCAGTCATACACCAGTTCGaattagggttgtaaatgagccgaactGTTCATGAGCGGCTCAGTggtcggctcgatttgtaaacgagccgctcgtgagcatgatttactggctcggctcgaaagctcgcgagcatgctcaattagaacatttatgaacaaattttagttttgtagaaaactatatagttttgtgttagttcacaaatatctaaacttttatattatttcatttgctgttagatgagttcgttcacaaaaataataaaggagtaatagacgaactatttgtaagcatattgtttatttattcacgaaatTTTCTTATGAGCTTGTTtgtgtacacaattaaagagttatttgtgagcaaacttcacaaatctAACTAACCATTTACTTACAAACAATTCAtgattagataattttcttaatgaaccaagtccaaagaggattttaggctcgaaacaagctcgaagcttggctcaagctcgttgagcaagccaaagctcagctGGGGGCTCGAGCTCATTAATTTTATAACAAGCTTGGCTCAGTCTCGAGcttgttaattttatagcgagtcGAGCTTGAGCAGGTCGAAGATCGGTTTGGTTCGGCTTGATTACAGCCCTAGTTGGAATGGACAAATTCTGGTCATTTTATGGAAGTTCTCCCCTTGTAAAAGGCTCTACACATGTCGTTCGACCAAAAAGTCAGAAGAGGATACCATCTCAAGGTGAAGATCCAATTCCAAGAACATGTAGTAGGTACAGAAATACTAGCCACACTAGGTTGAATTATCATCGTTTGCTACCAAACACAACTCAGCCTTCAAGTACAGTAGCAAGTTCTCTAAGTTCTAGAACGTGATGATGTAATATTTCATTGTGTAAACTTTCATTGAACTCATATATTAAAATCTTTTGTTTCCTGTCCGAGCGTGCCAGAAGTTTTGCGGAAAAACCCCAAAAAAATGTCAAATTTGACTTTTGTCTTAGAATGTAAAAAACTTCAAGGACTAAAAAGCTTAGAATTTGCAATTAAAGCTATAGAATTGGTACTAACTCTATTGAAATAGTGCCAAAAAATGGAAAATCAAATTGCTTAAATTGAATTTAAATGACGAAATGACAGAAAACTCAAAACTTACAATAATGGACGAACAGATTAATAAAAGCTACGTTTGCAGGAAGTAAATAATTTAAATCTCCATTGAAGAATTTCTAGATTCTGTCTCGTTTTTGTGTGATTGTTTGCATGTCTTCCCATTTCACGAAATCTCATTTTTTAAAGTGTAAATTACCATCTATTGGAAGAAATAATTGTTTTTCCCCACTACTCCTAACATGTAACCACTTCCCCATTACTGCAATCTTACGTGACCTGTAACCACTTCTCCATATGGCTGCTCTAACCGTCTGGCAAGGAAGTTCCCAACTGCTCCACTATCTCACGTCTTCTCCCACTTTCTTTCTCCAAATTTATGCAAATATGGCTGAAAACAACTCCAATACAGCCAACAAATATGGATAATTACCAACTTGGTCCCAAATCTTCCATCTTCCCTATATTTTGACGGAAAAAGTGTATTTGAAGGGCTAATATCACATTCCAACCGGAATAAACATCGAAATCATCCAATTGGCCCCCATTTCCTTTAGTTTAACCAATTTAGGCCATATGAAGTAATTAATTATGGAATCGCCCCAGATTAAAATATGGATTGAACAACGGTCCCCAATTCCATTAACTTTACTAATTTGGACCAAATTAAATACATTAATTGCAAAATTAACCCAAATTAAACGAAGGGTGAAACAATTTCATTGTGTGCTTATTTGTCAGTAGGTGTGCTTACTCATATATTTCATTGTGTAAACTTTCTTTCATTGAACTTATATATACCataaaattgtataaatagGTGTGCTTACTTGACCATTTCAATAGGTATGCTTCACAGTTATATGGGCTGCGATGACATGCTATTGAAATTAAATTCATAGTTACATGAGACTACAGAACAGACATTTGAACTGCAAAATCATCTATTTCACAGGTCAAATAATACATCCGCATTTAATGAGACATCGAGGTACGATGTGCTACAAGTTCAAACAATACCTCTGTAGTTAATGAAACTTCGAAGTGGTTATTTACACTGCGAAATAACTATAATAATTCAATACTCAAACCTGAACATTCACAGTATCTACCATAATGTACAATACTCAAACTTGAACATTAACAATATCAAACACAATATTACCACAATATGAAACATAATATCAACcacaatattttataaaataacaaaCACAATATCCAAAATATCAACCTGAATGTAATATAACAAATTATACACTCAAAATCTTTACTTTTCCAATCATAAATCAAAACATTCAATATTCCAAATCCAACGGATAGAGTTTCCTATGAAACCCCTCAAGCGCAATACGATATCAAAAAAAGTTCCATTCATTGGGGTAAATGTAAACGGCGTTCGATCAGATAAATACTGTGTGAAAGCACAAACGAATACGTCACAATCGTTTGAGcccgttgtagacaccgagtcggaggacctgtgacgaaaacctgaaaacaagacggttgaagcgatagattccgaaagtttcgaaaaaaaaaaaaaataagttacgATGGGTCGCTGATGTTGATCgaatggctcgcgaatgcttaacgacatggtgcgagtgcttagcggcagccgGCACGCATtcaacgacagtcggacgcccgctcaacgatgcaaagcgcgcgctcgacgtctgttGGACGCGCGCATCCAACCCCGgatagcacgcgctcgacgtctgagcaatgcacgagcttggcggcGCGAGGCGCGTGCTCGTCGGCCACTggacgtgtgcgcccggcagtgcggaacacacgttcggcggtcacgacgcgtggacgccagacggcgcggaacgcgagctcgacggccgcggggcgtgcacgccgacggtgcgagacgaaccccggcggccgttgggcgggcgcccaactgcgtcgggcggacgcccaacctcgcgttgggcgctcgcccaacgcaaggttgggcagccgcccaacatgccttgggcggccgcccaacccccttgggcgacgcccaattctcttcgggcgtcgcccattccgtcggggatccgtttgcctataaaaggcacggatccccatgcattgaaGGAGAGGGGaggaatttttggagctttctcactctaaacatttttagagagagaaagtcaattttttggagaaaatatttttttttcccaaaaaaatccaaattttccaaagttaaatttttactaaaaaaacacaaaaaaccggaaaatcacgactcgtggaatcaatcggcttcaactgtcagataccgaatttaaggtattatccgaggactagactcttttattttatttaatttattcctttcctttatttatttttatgttatagttttttatttatttagttattcttttattttatcatgttttatttaatttggcatatttatttaattttcgtctcgtgttgaataaaattcggttttgctttaaaataaaaaacctcgttttgatatcccaatacgaaccgtgatccgataaaaaggtagttcgggtgttaaaaacgttgtaattataagttttaatttaaaagaatttccgaataatgttttaaaataaaaacgtcgttttaggaacttccgttattgactatgatccattttttgtagttcggaaatccgaaacgattgaattagacttaatttaaagcttttgaataaatctggaaacagttggagtagttctgtaattttccatttctgtcactaattgctgtttaccgacggattttccgtcggtaaatctgccagaatgtaaaaaatgctgttttagtccctctttctcaacttttaagtttttgatccttggtatacatatatatagttatgtaatatatatttttaagctatttttaaatactttgtacatacATTTACTTAATGTCTTCATATGTCTTTTCTTTCATCAATTTGGTTTTATaaactatattttatatattttctatttaattcatttaaaccatattgggtattattttagaagattattcatttgggcattttgggtaattaattagaaGGTGTTTTGAGGATGATTGGGAGTCATTTTGATATTAACGTATATTTGGGAGGGTTATTTCTTATATACTTATTATGTTAGTTATTTTAGGGGGTATAatgtttattttcaattaatttaacttaataaaatatatgtgtatatatagatttttctcctcatttcatttaagctaaatattaatttcttatttataacttatttccTTTTTTGGCTTTTGATTAGAATGGCAAGTTATTATACTTATTAAATACTTTCATCACTATTTTCATTCATCAAAGTTCATTATTTTCTCTATATTGttttaattacttattttgtcacatatgtatatgtatatatatatctttctccttttcttctcaaaattcttatatgtatatatatattatttggggaaaatgttttgattgattgagtttgagattcaatttattatttattgtaattatgacaagtggagaatccattaaggaaaaaggaaaaataaatcacaaaaagggttttcaatttaaactaatgaatttttagaggttccgaatgtaaataaatagagttttcttgacatttcaaatcgtttctcaaaacaacacgttttaaaaccttagtccgttccaacgacggattaagcgaacattgtaattaaaatcgttttctttgtgaataatagagttttgaatcattttcttaaaggatttgtataaaaataaaattgacttgtatgtttaaccacgttttcttaactaaaggtttttgtctcaaatgtttccaaagcacttgagtcgttccaacggcgactcgagtaaacttcactaatcggggttttaaaacgcatctaaatcgttccaacggtgattaagatgcgaaccatgtaaataaactcgttttggggaaataagttagtgtagaataaacacacggcatgacatttaaataaagttgtaaataaatcacttctttcttcccccttctctgtgtatgtataatataaatgggtgatcctttactaatatggctttccaataatatatgctcaaaacggtttctgaaaagagaaagaaaaggtttcaaatgaattttaaacttaaagaagtatacgattagtccgttatcgcctaacatgctgagtaggaggccggtggttcataaccgggcgatgtcggggtgcctagtagcctttctccggaaaggagctagccttctcggctcgtacctaagtttcccgaacccacaccggtctcccgcaagggatcggtgttcattttcccattcgtgggtggcgactcttccatatctccgagctccggtcctgccgagcagcttgattccacgattggttgctttcggcgccaatcaccgcttacatcgccatgaggtgtccaccccccggtccgcccgggagattaggccgcggcacctcgtctaacaagtggcgactctactggggaagcgagaaatttgattccggaaggcgtgtattaagcccttaacgaggacggatcgttttacttcttttcgtatgcattcatgtgcattattgcaaaccctttgggtaatttccgcgaaacctctagtgagagtccattcgtcgctcgaaagaggctggtgtaagttcccccttacagtaaggcgccaaagggtccccatccattcgttaggggcgaatttgtgaggtcctgtgaggtcccgcggtcagccgtgtcagcatatagtagccttagaagtttccataggatcacccgttactatttttgatgtgataaatgaatcagttcgtgttttcaaaccgccatgatacgtgtctaatcctaaagtatgtaaagaaaatgagacgatgcgttaatatatactcatgaatcgacatactaattaccctaaaacatcgaaacgatttgaactaaagacgacttagttatctcatatgaatgaacatgtgcgacccgccttgtccctttcggtgtcccgacgaaggcacatgttcaggaaatgtgttatgacgtaagcacgtattagtatgaatcggttcgatgttaaggatagttacatctcgatacaaaagactatattaacagtagccgttattcacattctttaaataagttgggataaaacgagatcatgacgaaacgaaaacgaagaacatttctgttttgaacgaccctgtcgtaacgtgaaaagtttcgcacaagtagcccgtcccttccgaataaaagacgagcttttacgttatgccccgtgtcatttttaagagaaatggacgtgtccgcggaagtgactaagaaaagaaaagcgaaaaatgaactaaatgaccaaaatcattccgaatttacgatatatgtcaatcccgagcgtagttaaagaaaataaaccaatgccgttgaatacgtgcctcgaacgagtgtataccccgtttaaaatctcgaagccgaatcaaGCCAActcatataattgcgccatatggacgagactgcgggttttgactaacgactcgatcatttcgaccgttaccaaaactgcaagaaatatggcccgatatacgtgtttgcttaagtcgtgcctaaaggaaaaagaacggtgatatcctcgctttgaataggcatgcgattcaacgaaacgttgattttctataaccacactaacgtgatatatcccgtagatcggAAAGAATAAGTAGTTGtgcagtttgaccagttacagattgacagttctgaatcagtagttgtggcttcggaatcatcttcgtccgagtatactcagtcttcagctagtatgtctgcgaccgacgaaaaagtggccggattggaaaactccgtgaacaacattaatgagcagttagcggtgatagcggcccagttagctaagctggcGATGAAAGACGACAAAAGtggcagtaaacacgctgagaatgaggtgaacgatggacctcgctttgggaatgaggaggattatcaggattatatcataaaacagttagagaaagagaaagctaaggaagaggagtggaagcaacacatcacacag
The DNA window shown above is from Euphorbia lathyris chromosome 1, ddEupLath1.1, whole genome shotgun sequence and carries:
- the LOC136233794 gene encoding protein MICROTUBULE BINDING PROTEIN 2C, which produces MYDPQHFLDLQENPNFGDHKSWLSGDDNSSPILRRTDSQLSAHTAVSSTTGAGGNVERDLFNDLVEMVPLVESLIHRKANSSFTRRGSVTYTKTPSRDSLYRKMNDPRGRNVSQSIQSKKRREHGDRDNAMNAGSHQDADNLSVLSSRALVAEEIEELVTLREQVEDLKRKLLEKDELLKSAEIVKNEMDVVQGKLNELKHLVAEKESLIKCTQVQLSDAKIKLADKQAALEKVQWEAMTASKKVEKLQEDQDSLQGDISSLMVFFEGLTDNNFTRYAEDYDIKPSYLEYRSAIDNLDEEDMQKMEEAREAYVAAVSYAKEKQDEESIVAAASARRHLKSIVFKSDFSNGGVSRSSY